The nucleotide sequence CCGTGATTTTGTAGAAAATGGCAGTGCCGCCTCTATGGTTAATAGCGCTATAGAAGGATTTGTCCAGGCCGTTTCTTTAGGTATGCCTCGCGGAATTCGAATTAATGTTGTCTCTCCCTCGTTACTTGCGGAGTCAGCAGAACAATATCAAAAAGTGTGTCCCGGCTTTAATACAGTCCCGGCAAGTAAAGTAGCCAAAGCGTACCGGAGAAGCATATATGGAATACAATCTGGTCAAGTATTTCAGGTAAATTAAACGTAGGTCTGGGGTGATAAGAGCCAACCAGATGCATGATCACGTTTAAAAAGCGCATCGCTGCAGGGAAATACCGAGAGTCGCCAAAATTATATTTGTGTATGACTCACCAGTGAAACATCCTTATTATCACCAACTCGCTCGTTTAAAAAATAGATTCCAACCAATCATACATAACCGCATTAGCAAAGGAGCTATTACCCACCTGACAATGTGATCCCGCACCTTGGAAATCACTAAATTCATACGCGTCAGACTGCAATTTTTTGCAAAATGCATCATACTGTTTTCGCGGCTCCCCGCCTTCACTGCCTCCAATTAATGCCAGGGTAGGGCATTGAATATTACTAAGCGCTTCACCTACTTGAAACTCTTTTAGATAGGCAAATGTCTTTTTAAAAGAGCTTTGCCCAAAGCGAATCATTAATTGCTCGGTTTGTGCTTTTAGTTGAGGAGGAAATTCACTATCTGGGAAAAAGGGTAGTTGCTCTAGTGTGAAATCCTCTTCATCAGGCATTTCTGCGGGATCCATTCCTACAAAGGAGGTCATATAAGCATGTAAGTTAATCACAGGCGAATTAGCAATGAGTGCCTTGATTCTTGGTTCGTAGCTAGCAGCTCGGGTAGCAAAATAGCCTCCAAAGCTTAAGCCGACTAAGGCTAATGAGGAAAAATCAATTTCTTTTCTATTTTCAAAGAAATTAATCACTGTGCGAACAACTTCTTCATAATCTGGTTCAAAAAAAGTGTGAGGATATTTCCGAAATACATCCATTTGACCAGGGCCTGCGAAGTGAATGACATTAAAGTTACGTTGTAAGCCCGCTATTCCGCGCGTTAAAAACTCTTCTTCTAAAGTACCATCAAAACCACTAACGATTAATAATGTTTTGCG is from Legionella adelaidensis and encodes:
- a CDS encoding alpha/beta hydrolase family protein — protein: MNDISRGSIQVQGFKDKEMDFQLIRQLGSSNYMGASIGECLKIANEINDGTPEDWVNAFEKLANWQKKDGLERFNKGHFISAREQLWKACNSFRAAEYYSPCSAEHHRNLGISSAECFAKAMATTTFHFETHALPYRNVEIPVYFVAPKNDGQKRKTLLIVSGFDGTLEEEFLTRGIAGLQRNFNVIHFAGPGQMDVFRKYPHTFFEPDYEEVVRTVINFFENRKEIDFSSLALVGLSFGGYFATRAASYEPRIKALIANSPVINLHAYMTSFVGMDPAEMPDEEDFTLEQLPFFPDSEFPPQLKAQTEQLMIRFGQSSFKKTFAYLKEFQVGEALSNIQCPTLALIGGSEGGEPRKQYDAFCKKLQSDAYEFSDFQGAGSHCQVGNSSFANAVMYDWLESIF